DNA from Carassius gibelio isolate Cgi1373 ecotype wild population from Czech Republic chromosome B8, carGib1.2-hapl.c, whole genome shotgun sequence:
GGACATTCAGAGTGAAGAAATCAAGGCCCTCGCCAATGGCAATGAGCAGTCAAACTTTCTTGACAACCAATCTGACCTTGGTAACCTGATGAAAAGTGAAGAAAATAAACTGGATGTTAACAATCATGTGATCAATAAAAATGGAACATTCCAAGAAGAAACTGAGGAAGAGGCAAAATCAAAGAGCAAACAAGTCAATAGGAAACTCAAGAAGAAATATGAACCCACAAACACGCCCTCACCACATGAGAGCCTAGCAGACACCTCTCTCGTTCCATCTCTATTATACCAGCATAGAGTCAAAGGTTTGGTGTTGGCCCTGCTGGTCGAGCCTGAGTTCAACACAGACCCCTCCGCCAGAGATGAAGTGGTAAGAAAAATTAGTTTGtgtcaatttaaaatatatcatacATATTTAAGGAATGCTTAACAAAAGAATTGTATTTTCTGAAAATCTATTCACTCTCTGGCCATCCAGAATGTATGTacttgagtttgtttcttcatcagaactgatttggagaaatttagcattacattacttggatcctctgcagtaaatgggtgccgtcagaattagagtacaaacagctgataaaaacatcacaacgtCCATCCCCTATTGTCTTCTTACATCAAAGTCCAGTGTCATATGGAatctggagtcgtgtggattaatggtggattattttgatgtttatatcagctgtttggactctcattctgatggcacccattcactgcagaggatctcgGATGGCCTGATGGTAAGTAAATACTCAGCAATTTTTCATTCTTTGGGGTGAACTGTtatattaattgcattaattttaATGAGTCTGTGAAGCCCCAATATATATTTTGGGGTTTGgaatcagtatgatttttttttttaaggaaattaatacttttatacaacaaaatgtaactttatttttGATGGAATATGCATCTTTGGTAAATATGGAAACGTTGAGACACACTTAAAGGAGTagttaacacaaaaatgaaaattctgtcattaattacttaccttcatgttgttccaaacccataagacctccgttcatctttggtacacaaatgaagatatttttgatgaaatctgagaactttctgaccctgcacagacagcaacacaactaccaaGTCCAAGGCCCAAAAAGGTAGTAAGGaaatagtccatgtggcatcagtggttcaaccataatgtcatgaagctacaagaatacttttgtgccaaaagaaaagaaaaataatgacttcCCTCAGAATTTtctgaaggtcttatgggtttggaaaggtgattaattaattaattttacctTTACCAACTATCCCTTCAGAAGCAATAAAAATCCCAAGAGCTGTTTCTGTAATAAAAATATTCTCTCCTACCACTTCAGCATCACAGCAGCTTGGCATCATTAAACGGGCTTGAGGCTCACTTGAGAAATACCTCACCTGGGACACCAGGCCCACCCGGGCCCTACACCTTTGCTCACTATGACTGCATTCAAAACACTCTGACTAGTAAGTCCTGTTtcatataaacattataaatcttAATATCTTAGTCAATTCAGTCAAAATGGTAACATACGCAAATgattctgtattttatttgttcttgAAATAGTTTGTgacttttaatttaatgtgtagCTAATGTATGTGGGCGCTCCGTTGGACCCCAGGATCAGGCCTTTGTGAAGGCCACTAAGCTGGTCCATTCACATTTCTCACGCTTAGACACACTACAGGAAGCCATTGTcaggttagtgtgtgtgtgtgtgtgtgtgtgtgtgtgtgtgaatgcatgttcagccatttttataatttaatgtgtaatttgACAATATTTGACATGTATATCCTGTTTGATTTTTTTGGGATTAATTTGTTAATGTGAACAGTTTAAACATCTAACATAAGTGTTATTAATAATTGATGCACATTTCAGTCATGTAAGCATTGTGTTAATGTCTTGAATTACAGGAACGCCAGCTCGGCAGTGTATGGAACCCGTACCACGGCCCAGGAGACATATTTTCTCCAGCAGGGAACACCTGTCAGAAACTCGGGAAGTCCTGATCCTCAGGATAGTGCCTTCTCACTACCCAGAAAAGCCCGTCTGCGGCTCCTTAAACATGGAGTTAACCTGCCTTAGCTGGGCTCTTTTTATTTAAGATTTGAATTCCTGTTATATCTCTTTCTTTTCATAGATATTCACCATATTTGTATGTCTCTCGCACCTTGCAGCTACCCAGAATGTAATTAAGGCTTATATAATAGGCTATTTATAATAGGCTGCTGTttgttcattttgtaattaaaagtaGAGGCTGAAATTTATAATATACTGTCATTCCAAGTAATACTAACATATATAGGAGGTGTCTCCATCCGAGAGACAGATTCTGCTGTAGCCCTTTACAGTTTAAGTGGAATAGAGAACTGAGGCTGAGACCATTCAGTGTTACTGTTAGATAGATGTGTATAACTGTTGAAACTGCCAGCTTTTTTTAATGGAACAAAATTGTGCTAGAGTCTTAATAAATCTCCTTTAGTAAACCTGTTTGTTATTCTGTTAGAAGGGTTTAGATATATCAGATAATGAAAGAGTGTCTGAAAAAGTATTTGGAATAGGACACTTCAGGCAAAAAATAATATTCTGCACCCATTCACTCACCTCATGCAGTTcattttaacccccccccccccccccccccagacttTCTTTTATCGTGGGAACACAagtgaagatattttttaatattctacTTTTTCTACTTACATCTTAATATAAGCTACTTAGTTGTTATAGTCTTGTCTGTTAACTATGTAATTAAATTCTACATTTGTATAAGTATGAATTGCAAAGTGtagcttaagtgtccaaatactacTTAGGGCTAGTATGTGCACCCAGATGAATGGTTTCTATATCCCAGATTACCTCTCTGTTAGTTGTGGAGCTATTGTCAGGATAGGGCAGTTTGGGAAAGTTTTATGCTTGTCTTGGTCCAAGCCGTTTCTCTTGCAAATGAGTAGCTCATTGGTGCCTGTGCAGATGTTCTGTAATGAGGGTCATTAGGAGTGAGAATAAGAATGGCCTGGACTGGCAGGGCTCTGGGCGCCTCATTATgcagacacatttaaaaggtcGATGGGGGTGTAAATGGCTGCTTAAGGGTCCCAAACAAAACCAGGGGGAGGAGAGTCCAAAAGAAGCCAGAATTCAAATTCCACAGAAGAAACTGCGCTTATTGTCAGAGCAGGATTTACCCTCTCATTCGCATAGTGGAGATCCCGGGACAAGCATCTCCGGAGCGCAATATATGTGGATATTTGAAATGGCCACGGTTACGCGCGCACGAGTTTCACTACTGGTCCTCGCTTTCATGACCATTGCTATAGGAGTACAGTGCCGATCGCTTCGTACACAGCTTCGCAAGGTGACGTCGTTTCAAGGAGAGCGTAAAATCCGAATCGGACACGTCCAGAGACGGAGCCGTCGCGAACCGGGATCCGAGCACGACCAGTGCGCTCTCCTGAACTCCCCGTGGACGGAGAGCGCCACTCCGCTTGGTGATTGGGGCCAGATGTACCGTCTGAGGATACTATCGACGATGAGTGCTGGACCTCGTCGAGCTGTTTTCCCAGAACCCCCCCTCTTCAGGTTCGTCAGACGGGTTTATCGCTGTTGTCAAGTGGGCTACCACTGTGGAAGTGTCAAGGGAATACAAGGCGGGAAAGTTGGGGGTAAGTAGCGCTCTGTTCAAACACCTTGATGAAAAAGTAATCTGCAAGACTGGCGGTCAACCAGCTTCACCAGCCGTTTTactaataaaacataaatttaatTAAGGCAATTAAGTCTTAGAGCATCCAAGATATTTGAGGGTCTAAATTAAATCGGCGTTATTCAAATACAGTAATCTAAACTTTAAAAATTCGAACAGAAGTATTGTTGAGGTAACcatagcagcaaaaaaaaaatatttttttggagaaAAAGATACTGTTAAAACCAAACTATAGTGGTTTGTTGGACTTAGCTGATTTAAGCTGGCCACGATGGTCTCTCAGTCTGGTCGAGCTACTATGATTGCCTTCAAACCAGCAACGACCAGTTTGGTAGACCAGTTAAAACCAGACAAccagctttttttcttcttcttcttctaacaTGGAGATAGATTTTGACAAAATTAACACGTAGAATACAACATCAGAAATATACCAAATAATTATGAATGGTGTtcttttcaaaatacatttattggcAGGGACGATAAAAGGCAATTTTGCTTTGCTAAGAGGAACCTCAACAGACTGCAACTTGAAAATCTCTGTCAAAAATTTACTTGCAAAGCTAGACCAGCACCAAACCAGCAAAACCTAAATCAGTAATCTGGTAATTCCCGATTTTACAGCAGGTATATTTATGTGACAACAGTATCCCTAATTGTGTTTCGTTTTCTTGTCAAGACTACAACATTGAGTTTCTGCTCGGAGAGGATGTGCTGTCAGCACCGCTGGAGAAAGCAGAAgttcattttcacttttcaaacCCCCAACACCTCAACATCCAACCAGTGCTGCCCTCGCTGGAGAAACGAGGGTTCCCTACTAGGTGAGGCAGAGGAACTTGATAGATGATGTGAGAATGTTGTTAGCACAGTTCTCCAAGACGTCACTGAGCTCCTGAAAAACAGTCTTCAATattttctccttctctctgcAGGTACAGAGTCTGGTTGAGAGATGGTGTGGTAGAGCTGAGAGTGGATCTGCTTGCCCTCATCCAGGCCCTGCAGCTGGTAATTGGAGGAGCCAGTAGAGGTCCAAGTGTGATGGAAATGCATCGGGTGAGGGACATGACCAGACCAGGGGTCGTTGTCCAAAAGCAAAGACCCCCATCCCTTCAAGACACAGTGCCTGTAGTGTTGGGGGAGGTGAATGAGCCCAGGGATGGTGAGACCCCCCTGCAGCCCACTTTAGAGCTGGGACTGGCATTACACTGCAGCTTACTGAATAATATCGCACAGCCCTGTCAAGAATATGGTGTACATCTAGAACATGCACCCTTTATCGCTCTGACTTACAGATAGCAAGACGTATTCAGCCATACTAAACAGTGTTTTAGCAAATAGATTTGGAAACTGCTTCTGTGTCCAGCCAAACACTGTCAATTCCTAGCGCTCCCCCTTCACAAGTTCTTTGTGGCCATACAATCTCAGTCTATTCAGTCCACTAACACCTGGTGTGAATATTCCCTGGATGGCTCGCTGTTTTTTAAGAATTGCTAATGATTCCCATTGTTCTGTGACAATGGTGCTTCAGCCGAAGCTCACTGTAATTCAGAGTGGCTGATGTTTTGTGGAACACTATGCACTTCAGCGTGTAAATTGAATTTATTAACTTATGGGTGTTATTTGTGAGAAAAAGGtatgaatgaaaaatgtaaatagtgtAAAAATTCAGTCCTATATATTAAAtttgcattgtatatacattgtaTATACATGTCCAATAATTTGTTTCTCTCTGTTCGTGTGGCCATGTATTTTCTTCTCAATTATTTGAGACATGTTGTTCCAATAAGgtgttttaaatcaatttaaatttgAATGGGACACATTGTGAACATGAAGCATTTTCAGTGTTGATTATAATCCAAGACAACAACAGCATTAAAAGTTTCAGATTGTATGCTGAGCATCCAACACTGCTCAAGCTATTATAAGCGTTTTTTTGACTCGTTTTTCcacttaatttgacactttagaaagttaatcaAGTATTAAGTTGCGGTTAAGGGTCAGCGATAACTTTATTTtatctaatttccaaaatatttcaaataatttcgggttaattttatttatttataggtttttgtttattttaatagcaatatctggcaacactgcattGCTGGCATTATTCTGACAGTTATACAAAAGGCAGCGGCTATTTATACTTagtgcaaatagctatagatgttaaaatagcaggattttctgctatttataatacctattgcaaatagtggctattatctgcacctcagtattttagtacattataaaacagtatgcaataattaaTGAGCGTAAAT
Protein-coding regions in this window:
- the LOC127963930 gene encoding uncharacterized protein LOC127963930, which codes for MRVIRSENKNGLDWQGSGRLIMQTHLKGRWGCKWLLKGPKQNQGEESPKEARIQIPQKKLRLLSEQDLPSHSHSGDPGTSISGAQYMWIFEMATVTRARVSLLVLAFMTIAIGVQCRSLRTQLRKVTSFQGERKIRIGHVQRRSRREPGSEHDQCALLNSPWTESATPLGDWGQMYRLRILSTMSAGPRRAVFPEPPLFRFVRRVYRCCQVGYHCGSVKGIQGGKVGDYNIEFLLGEDVLSAPLEKAEVHFHFSNPQHLNIQPVLPSLEKRGFPTRYRVWLRDGVVELRVDLLALIQALQLVIGGASRGPSVMEMHRVRDMTRPGVVVQKQRPPSLQDTVPVVLGEVNEPRDGETPLQPTLELGLALHCSLLNNIAQPCQEYGVHLEHAPFIALTYR